The DNA region agcatTGCTTTCCTAATAGCAATTGATCAATGTAACTGGAAAATTTCGCAATAGAGAATAGAAGATATTTGATTACAAATTCAAATCCCCTCTTGGGTGGATTGTAAGATAAAGATTGGCATTGTCAAACATGGGAATGATCCAACTATGGTctaatatgaaattacaaataaaGAGTCCTGGTTTGTTTCATACAGACAAGGCTTTTCAaattaatcctttttttttaaattttttttctaaaggcTGTGAATACATAGGAATGGTTTAATTTCATTTGATCCTATTCCCAGCCCCACATAAAAAAAACACCCTGTTCATGATCCCTTTTTCTTCAACTTGTTCTGATTGATTCCAATCCAAATGCTGCTATCTTCAACTTGATGAATTATGGCCTTTTGTCTTCACGAAAACCTTGATTGCATTTTCTTGCATCCATTTTCAGGTGCAGCTCTGTAGCAGCAATGAAGAAGTAAATGGCCTGTTTTGGAGTCAGAACATCAACAACATTACCCACATCAAGTTGGAATTTCTTTCCGGAATATAATTGCTTGCTACTGTTTGCAGCTCTAAACAGCCACTCATCTAgctatttcttttttctattttaattccaTCTAATCAATTTAGAGTtttttaaaggttttttttatttctttattgaatttcttctcccttttcacaacataaatggatgacatttttttatccaaaaatcGACATCTCATCTACTCatattataaatgaattttCCATCTTGTATGactattaataatattagtcTCAAATTTGAGTTTTAGATATTTAGTtgtattaaattcttaaatgaaaattttgtcattttcaatAGTCTTATAAGTTCAAACATAACTGCTTCCGATATAAAATACGCatagtttttaacaaaaattagtaAGATTGTCTTTTGTCAACTTGAAAATAAcgtcattaatattttatattttgtaaatgatttttaatcGTCATTTAAGCTAAacgatcaaaataaatattttaaaagaaaaaaaaaatcagaacgaatttttatgataagaaacaatatatatatattaacttattttatttaagattatataatcatttttaatgtgaaaacctaaccctaaatcATCACAAGTTGTTGGAGCATTTAGAGGGAAAGGGGTGTGGGCTCCATCCATGATTTTGTATGTCTTATGGAACCTCTATACGTGTAGGAGAATAAAGGGGAGCACAACTATTGTGTGTTTCGTGAGGGTAAAGAGTGCTTTAGTGTGTGACGGAGTTTACGTGAAGAAAGGGTTCGTATGGGCTGTGTGTTTATGAGAAAAGTCATAAACCTTTGAGTTATACACAGTTCATTCTTTTAGTGTTTGAATACAAGTTATACAGAACTAATTTTTTCAAAGGATTCTAactcatttaagaaaaaatcatctttcttgtatttatttatttataactaattgTAAGATGAGATTATATACATTTTCTCTGTAGCACcagaaaaatatacattttctgTAGATTTATTTCTACACTTATTAAAACAATTTCATAACTTCATACTACTACGCCTCCGAACAAAGTTTACATCTAACTCACAGAAAGCTTCAATAATTATggataaagaaaaatgttaccTGTTACCTGTAAGGTTTCCTTGAGTGTGAAAAGTCTGTGATTCCAGTGATCACATAAAAATTCAAAACGGAAATACCAAAGGCAAGTGATATTTGAACTATCTTCAATCATGTGAGGCAAAATATTCGACGAATACAAAGTagcatattataaatttaatcgtGAAAAGTTTCATTATGAAAACCCAATGGATGATTAACATTTGGTTTCACTGACATTGATCTTGCCCAAAAGCTGAGAAATACAATAGAATTGCATTGTTATAATCATGATATACATGTGCTTACAGTAGCTTAACCCTTTCATACGTTTATACCCTTTTATGGCTTCATTGGTGTTCCAGCATACATTTGGCATTTTAGCATCAAAATTCCAGAGAAGAATGCACCCAATCTTTGATTGCAATAAAGTGAGAGGTTTGCAAGTATTGAGACAAACCCTGTCCAGAAATGTCCTGCATGAGTTCAGGCACTGAAGTATTGACCCCAAATTTATCTTCACGTAGTCTCTCTTCCAGCAGAAACCTAACCATGAGACAATGTATTACATTTCACTAGCTATTTGCAAATAAAGAGTTTCCCAACTCTTAAGTTCAAGTATTCCAACAGGTACAATCATGTTGGCTGgaataataaaatgaagaatGTGTAGAATTTGAAGTTTGCCACAATCCACAAAACATGTGACTAGTAAAGAGATGGATCAGGTGATGGTTGATTTTGAGATTCCCATACAATTTTCAAGAACCATAGCACAAGAATCAAAATCCaagcataatttaaattttcccATAGAACTCTCATAAAACTTATTCCAGCCAACATGATTCACACCTCAAAGGTATCCCTCCCAACCTAGTCCCAATTCAATGAAAAAGCAAAGTTTATATCTATGACAGCTACCACTACCAATCTACCACCATTGCCACAAATAAGTGGAGCCATAAGTCCAAAACTTCATTACCTTATATTCGTCTTGACTTCTGTTGTGCAGGGTATCCCGGCATCCCCATTTGCTCCTTCCTTCTCAACTGTTCAACATAGTAAATTTGAATaacacaaaaaggaaaaaacaaaagaaagaaagaagttaaACCCTTGCTCCCCTTTCCCAATTCCCATGAAACACTAAACCTGTTGCGGCTGATGGGCCTGTGGAACACCTCGTTGCTTTGAGATACCCCCAGGATTCATTCCGTCTCCCATGGCTGCCTGAGATGAGAGATTATAAGCTGCCATTGCTTGAGGGGGCATTCTTTGCATTCCAACAACATTCACTGGCCGAGGAACAGATCTATTTGACCCATGAGGACCAGGCATGCTGCCAGAAACTGCATTTACCTGAttcaaaagaaataagaaataaatttaaacaattaaaactcTGAAGTAGAGCATGTTTACACGTACAACTTGTGCACAAGCTAGTATAAAACCATACTTTACCATAAATGGGTATTTTTAAAACCAAGGCAACTTAAATTTCATAAAGGAACAATGATATCAAATGCACAAATCCCACTCAGCATTTTATTCATACATACAGGATGACCGGATGACCCATAGCACAAGGCTCCCACCTAGTGAGGTCTATGGAGGGAAAATGTATGCTGTCTTACCCCACAAACAGAAAGAATGCTTCCAGGATTTGAACCTCTAGTTCACAAGGCTACCTTATCACCAAGGCTCACCCTAATATTATTCACACACACAGATATTTAAGCTCAGCAAGGAACCAGACAATCATATGAACAAAAGGCAGTTGGCATATTACTAATAAATAGTtaagtaattatatctgccttttttaattatactaGTATAATATCCAAACTAGTGCAAGTCTGGAATTTATTACTCTACCATCTATGAATTTTGTAAGGAAATTTATAACGGTCTTGATGATTAATgaggaaaatatattttgtgcAAGTCTtccataattaaattaaattacaaaagttGTATACATGAAAAATgacaacttaattttattttatcatgaatccATAATATATGACACTTGGACAGTgttacatatttaattaaataattaaataataagttttcaaattgaaaagatatttaaataaaaatttacataaatcGTATATGGCATATACAACTTACATAATTTTTAAGTCAGCTGCATATGTCATACACATTGCATAACTTttagaattataaaaattatataatctaTTATGGCATAGATGACTTACATAGTTttgtaatatttcaaaatttaaggtAAGAAAAGCATTTTATACCCTAATCTTTGAATTATTACTCTAGTTGCACTTTCATCCTTACATATTAAATTAAGCATAATATACCATAATTTAACACAATTCATTGTAATTTTCCCTTCCTATCCAATTTAACAGTCAATTTTGACAGTTAAATGTTCACACCATCCACCTGATATTTGGGCAAAAGacaaaaaagagaaagcaaaTATTAAATCTTCAGTCCAATGCAGAAAAATCTGCACCATCATCTTTTCAAAAATGCTCTCATTTTTTATCGTGTAAACACAAGTTGTTGATTAAAACAGGGCTTTAAATAGTGTCCTATAGCAGTTCAGTAGAATGGAGCGGCCCTTGGCCACTACAGTGGCTTCCATAGCAGAGAGGATTAGTATAGCAGACCAATTAGTGGGCTGAATAGCAGCTGTAGCAGACAGGATATGATAGGGATAGTACTGCAGGAAGCAAAACGCGCTATTTAGATAGGTTGTTAGAAAAGAATAATATTGTTAGGATATTTTGTGATTCTGCTTATCTTTTTGTTAGTGTTGAGAGCACCAAATTGTTACGTGCAGCGGCTTGGTTGCTGAACTTCGAGGGTCAGCACctccagaagaagaagaagaagaaagctaagGGGAGGAACTCTGttatttcattcattcatgCCTCCAAAGGGAAGCACCTTCGTACATATATATAGCTGAGTGTTGGGGAACAAACTCCCGACAACACTAACAAAAAGATAAGCAGAATCACAAAATATCCTAACAATATTATTCTTTTCTAACAACCTATCCAAATAGCACGTTTTGCTTCCTGCAGTACTATCCCTATCAGGATAGCAGCAGTATGTGTTGATTTCGGAAAAAACCCTCCGAACAAAAATGCTATGGCTTTTTTAGGGGGTTATTTTTTGGGATTTCAACTTCCAAAAATGAAATCTACAACTGTAATAGTAGTGAAAATGATAAAGAAGATTTAGATTTAGAAAATGATAATTGATGAATCCTATCTAGGAATTTTGTATTTGACTTCTGTTAGTATTTActtgtatgttctgtttgagaCGCCTATTATGTCATGaattttgagtaatttttatcattttgagaatttatatgtatatagtacAGCAGCTATCCTGCAATCCGATCCCATTATAGCATTCAGAGCTAGTCACCACTATACAGGATTTAAAACACTGGGATCAAAATGTGGCAGTctagagaaaacaaaaatgttttgtGATTGAGATATTGTGAGGAGAAATTGTGAATACTTCACAAGAAGTGTAGGCAGTTGAAACTTATGAATTAAAAGGGTGTTGATGCTCACAAGTATGATTTTATCCAAATTTTAGCTACAAAAatcagaattttttttgaagTAGTTGACAAAATATCTAGCAGGATAGGTTAGTTGATAGAAGAGGAGTTATGGCCAGATATCAAAAAGTTCATTTTTAGGTATATCGTTGATGAATTCAATTGTCGCAAATTCTTCTATAATTGGTTGAAACCATAGTTAACTGAACTGGTCATTGACTCAGTAAAGATACTGAATCAATGGGGATCACTGGTCGAATCACTTGAGACAGTTTGGGACACAGAATTCAGCCTATGAGAACGTGAAAAAACCAGAGGGGAGTGATTCAACTGGTTTCCATACAGTCCTGTCCAAGTGAATACACCAGTTTAGTCCAGTTCGGGACCTGTTTGATAACGTGACACTGAGTTGATAACATAAAATGATCAAGTAACTAAACTGACCCGGCTACAAGCCCGGTTTCCAGTCCTATCGACCAAGTCGAACCAGGTTTAATAACACTGGTTGAAACCTTTGTAGTTGGAAGCTAAATGCCACTATAGTAAGTCTTATTTTGTAATTGTGTTGTGTTGATTAAATAGATGGGGTCGAAAAGCATCCTATGAATTAGTATTTTCACTTTTGATATCTTGATCTTGTTTTTCATTCTACAGCATTAGATGACAACAcccaaaaatagaaataatttaatctCATTGAGTAGACACCCAGTAAGcaggagaaagaaaatgaaacttcATTCTACAGGAAGGGAAAGCAATGACATTTTAGCAGAAGTAGAACTAAGCATTTTCTTTACAAATGATTCTGCATTAGTTAAGGGTTTTTAAGACTTACatacaaaattaagaaatacgTATGTTGTATATGTCGTGTATGACTTGCGGAGTtgttgtaaattaaaaattaagcaagTCAAATGACATAcaatttaaataacttttggtttttatgttttttaaaatttaaaaagcttaccaattatctaattaaataaataatctaggCAAGTTGTAGATCATGGACAACTCATGATATAATAAAGGGTTAGGTTGTCATTTTTTGTGTACAACTtttgtaatataatatatatttaaaattttcaactatGACAtgtataaaatgtattttttcacAATATTCATTAATACCAACTATGACTTATCATTACCAATCCACAAATGAAGGACTTGctctaatttaataataaatgcaAAAGTTTCAACTAGtctaataaaaattgaactcgAACTGTGCCAACATGGTAAAAAAAGCCAACTATGTTCTATTAGACATAGCAAAATCATTGAAATTTTCATAAACATCATGGCACCATGTAATTGAACtttattaatgttaattatCATCTACATAATCTCCAAGCAGATCCCTTATCtgaaagaaatataaaactaaCAAGTTAATGCATGggtacttttaaattttacataaatttaaaaatataaataataaaaaaaaaatataggagaAACATATCAATATTGTTTAACAATGGTGAAATAACATATCTTAAGAAAAGTATGATGAGAAATTTATTCATTGCAAATAATGAGAATTCTATTTTATTAGATAGGAATAAATTAAACAGAgtgctttttaaaattaaagaggaaattacaaaaaaaaaaattgaatcaaaacACATTATCTCTAtgtctattaattttatatggtgttaaaattcaaaaattagaaaactaaaTTCAAATAGGAATTTAACTAAGTTTaagcaataatattaataatataaaatatttttaagaaatgggAGATAGTTAATGTAAAAGAAGCCGCATGGCTTTCAGAGAAAATCGTTTGTATTCTATTCACCAATATTGCATGCAAATATTGTTTGGATGATTGTGGCAACAAAGAGGAATTGACTAAACCACCCACCAAGGAATTGAACCCAAAGTCATAACATAAATTGTGTGTACACAATTGAAGGTACATcaaacatttgaaaataatcCTTCATTTCTCTAAAGATGCAATATGCAATACTCTTACAATTATGAAATGCTGCCTTATCCATAAAAAAAGAACATCCTTAATTTCTCTAATATTCATTGCTCCTAGTAAACTTAAGTcgataaaatttcattaaaagatGATCACGATTTAAGGACAAATATCCTTCACTATTTTGACATGCCCAGctctatgaaaattttaaatctataaCAAGACTTGCAAGATTGAGATAGGCCAACGATGTATTAAGTAAGCACAATTGCAATTTAGAATGATATAGTAGCAACAAATTTTCAACCATCATTGCATACCGTTTGTGAAGGTGGCAGATTGGTTGTTCCTTCAAGATCAGTAGTGGTGTCCACTGGACGAGTGggataatttacaattttctcTCCAAGTTGGCAGGGTACAAGTGCACTGAGCATGATTTTACAGAAATGTTcagttaaagaaaataaacattgGCGGAATAGTGCTTCATGAGGACAAGGATAACTTTTTTATAGAACACAAAATAACTAcatgaatatttttgtttataaaccttccaatcaaaattttaaataaattaaaagtaatcaaGAATGACAGGAACAGGTTTTATCCATTGAACTTAAGAATAAAAGCCAACCCAGAATAACCAAAAGTGGGAAAGAAGAATCTTACTTCCGTCCAGGTAATGGTTCAATTTTGAAATACCTGGCAAACAGAGCATAAGGATGCTTGTCAGATAACAGCTGAACTACAAAAACGGAACTAATATAACCATAAGTCACAATGCAAAGTCCTTAACTATATTGATACAACAAGATGGCAACCACATCATTTTCAGTGCACCATAGGGGACAACAAGATGGCAACCATATATCAAGAAATACAAtataaaaggggaaaaaatgtAAAACTAAGTGAAGATTTCAGTAAACATTGAAAAACCAATAACTTAAAAAGCTTAAATCATACTTTTCACGGTTAGATACACAAAATACACACAAGAacaaagaaggagaagagaagaaGTCCTACTCATGCTCCAAAGCTTGTGCTGCTGTTAAACGCTTACGAGGATCATATCTGCACATAAATACACAATCTGTTATTAAATGTAAAAACATTAATGTGCCTTCATAGTAAAGCTTAAGCTTTTGAGATAGTTAGTCTATAACATACTATTAGAGCCTCTATGATTCAGTGGTCTAGAGTTCAATCATTACTGTCTCCATTGTGCATGGCCCACACTTCATATCTAAAGGACTTGTGTTGGGGGAgtgttaaatataaaaatactcgTGACTTTTCTCAAAATCTTAAGCTTTGGGGATGGTTGGCTTAtcctaacattttttaaaaaaaaattaaaggagcaGGGAaaaaagagggggggggggggttgaaatTATGAGGTTTTAGGTAAAGGGAGGGAAAGAAGATGAAAGATATTGAATACACtaaaattgatattgatatgTTATGATGAGTTGTATATGCTAAAAAAGACATATAGCACTAACCCTTATTCATACTAATACTAAATTATAAtcctaattaaataaagaaacaaatcatGAAATGTAAGTAAATATGGAAACTAATCCTCAGATAATTTCAGATGCTGTAAATTATTGTAAGATACTGGAAACCCACCTTAATTGCAGTCATCCCTAGCCCGCCTTAGTTATAATCTCTTTAAGGAATGCCTTAATTGCAACCTCAAGAGTGGTGTTTAGTCTCACATCAACTAAAGATATGGCTTAAATGGAGCTTATAAAGCTTAATAGTCTTCACCTTACAGGTCGGTTTTATGAGATTGAGTTAGGTCCTTGGCTcatattctaagatggtttcaAAGTCTATCCTAGATACATCATTGGGACACTTGCATTGCTACACTCCAAGCTAGTAGCCCTGAGCATGAAGAAGAGAGTTAGAAAGTCGTCTTAATTGTGGTCACCCTTACCACGCCTTAGTTGCAGCCTCTTAGAGGGCCACCTTAATTGCAACCTCAAGGGTAGTGTTTAGTCTCACATCAACTAGAGATATGGCTTAAATAGAGCTTATAAAAGTTTGAGTAGTCATCACCTTACAAGTCAGGTTTGTAGGGTTCAGTTAGGTCCTTAATCCAGATTTTAAGACATATCTAGGGTAGTAGAATGGGCCTTTGAATTCATTGTTAATATCAACAAATTCCTAGAATTTGGATGCCAAATAGATTTATGGTTCACATGGTGAATAATTTACACTAAAAGCATCTGCATCACAGCCTTTCACAATTGGGAAGATTATCATGTATTCAACAGATTGACTAGTGTagcaacaagaaaaataaatcattcaaatGACATAAATCAGGAAGAGATAGACTGAGGTTGAAACTGAAAAACTAGTGATCGTGGCCATTAAAGCAACAAAAAGTTAACAGGGGTAATAGGTGATAATGATATAGTtacaaaaagtaataaaaatctCAAGCCCATCTTCTACGTATAAATGCCTGGGCAAGGAAAGAAATGTTGTGACCCATTTATCCACTCCACTATTTTACGAGGGGGTGTCAATACAAACCACAAGTATATAAAAGTGATTTTACTGCACCTAGAGTTCAATTTTGTATTACTCAAATGGAAAATGGAACACATAATTTTCAAGTTTCTGTATAGGcatagcaaaaataaaaattttaaaatgtaagaaggaaaatacttaCTCAAGCATCTTTGACAAGAGGTCATATGCGGGGCTTTTTGGAGACAGGTGTACAACATTATAGAGACCAGCATTATCACTTTACACACATAAGAAAGAGAAAATCCATTAATTTCACGGtagaaaataatcaatttaattttaaaattcaaagagTAATAGAGTAGTAAAGGAGGAAGTAAAGAAGGACTACATACTAAAGGAAAAGATGATTcctacatataaatatataattgtataatCACATTAGTAATGAAAATTGACAGCATCACCTACAATAATATCAAAAGATCTTACTATTTGTGTCCTTGTATATGTTGCACATCTTGTTGCCAATGTGGAAGACTTGCTAAGGAAGGCCACTTTTCTAATGTGGGATGGCCTGGCACAGTAACAATGTCCTGTGATATAGCTCTAGAATATTCATCAACAGAATGAATGTCCACCAgcagggaaaaagaaaaactctaagaAGATAAATTACCTAAAACCTTAAATATCTTGTCAAGTTGGTCGAGCTGCACAGAGAGAACAACAATTATACAAAATCCAAAAGGCAAAGACTacactaatataaaaattacttcaacaccaacctaaacaaaaataaatcaatgGCACAGAATTCAACTACAGAATCAGAAAGCTCTAAGTTATTGCACCAAGTACCTGAAAGGGATTTGATGTAGCTTTGACTTCTGCCCCTTGAAATAGCGGCTTCAAGGTCAACAACTCAGCAAAAATGCATCCCACAGCCCACATATCTAAATGTATATTTAAGGAAAAATGACTCGAGTACTGGA from Glycine soja cultivar W05 chromosome 8, ASM419377v2, whole genome shotgun sequence includes:
- the LOC114420933 gene encoding cyclin-dependent kinase E-1-like produces the protein MGDGSGNRWSRAEWVQQYDLLGKIGEGTYGLVFLARTKGTPSKSIAIKKFKQSKDGDGVSPTAIREIMLLREITHENVVKLVNVHINHADMSLYLAFDYAEHDLYEIIRHHRDKLNHSINQYTVKSLLWQLLNGLSYLHSNWMIHRDLKPSNILVMGEGEEHGVVKIADFGLARIYQAPLKPLSDNGVVVTIWYRAPELLLGAKHYTSAVDMWAVGCIFAELLTLKPLFQGAEVKATSNPFQLDQLDKIFKVLGHPTLEKWPSLASLPHWQQDVQHIQGHKYDNAGLYNVVHLSPKSPAYDLLSKMLEYDPRKRLTAAQALEHEYFKIEPLPGRNALVPCQLGEKIVNYPTRPVDTTTDLEGTTNLPPSQTVNAVSGSMPGPHGSNRSVPRPVNVVGMQRMPPQAMAAYNLSSQAAMGDGMNPGGISKQRGVPQAHQPQQLRRKEQMGMPGYPAQQKSRRI